A window of the Gossypium arboreum isolate Shixiya-1 chromosome 2, ASM2569848v2, whole genome shotgun sequence genome harbors these coding sequences:
- the LOC108466946 gene encoding auxin efflux carrier component 4-like isoform X2 — MISWNDLYTVLTAVIPLYVAMILAYGSVRWWKIFTPDQCSGINRFVAIFAVPLLSFHFISTNDPYAMNFRFIAADTLQKLLMLFVLGLWTNLTRNGSLEWMITIFSLSTLPNTLVMGIPLLIAMYGPYSGMLMVQVVVLQCIIWYTLLLFLFEYRGAKILIMEQFPETAASIVSFKVDSDVVSLDGRDFLETDAEIGEDGKLHVKVRKSNASRRSLGPCSLPALTPRPSNLTGAEIYSLSSSRNPTPRGSNFNNSDFYSMMGVQGFPARHSNFGPADLYSVQSSRGPTPRPSNFEENNTVMSPRFGFYPAQTVPSSYPAPNPEFSSVTKNAKATQQQQQQLVQPQQQPREKENNKENHDAKELHMFVWSSSASPVSEGGGLHVFGGTDFGASEQSGRSEQGAKEIRMLVADHPQNGENKGMAGSGDVHGEDFSFAGRDGEEEREKEGPNGLNKLGSSSTAELHPKAAGGPESGVGKQMPPASVMTRLILIMVWRKLIRNPNTYSSLIGLVWSLIAFRWHVSMPKIIEKSISILSDAGLGMAMFSLGLFMALQPKIIACGNSVATFAMAVRFLTGPAVMAAASIAVGLRGTLLRVAIVQAALPQGIVPFVFAKEYNVHPAILSTAVIFGMLIALPITLVYYILLGL; from the exons ATGATTAGTTGGAACGATCTTTACACCGTTTTAACGGCGGTGATCCCACTGTACGTTGCTATGATCTTGGCTTACGGCTCCGTCCGTTGGTGGAAAATATTTACCCCCGACCAGTGCTCGGGTATCAACCGCTTTGTCGCCATATTTGCCGTTCCTCTCTTGTCTTTCCACTTCATTTCCACCAATGACCCTTACGCCATGAACTTCAGGTTCATAGCAGCCGACACCCTTCAAAAGCTCCTCATGCTCTTCGTTCTTGGATTGTGGACTAATTTAACAAGGAACGGAAGCCTGGAATGGATGATCACCATTTTCTCTTTATCTACTCTCCCCAACACTCTAGTCATGGGCATTCCTCTTTTAATCGCTATGTACGGTCCCTACTCCGGGATGCTCATGGTCCAAGTCGTGGTTCTCCAGTGTATCATTTGGTACacccttcttcttttcctttttgaGTACCGCGGTGCCAAAATCCTCATCATGGAGCAGTTTCCCGAAACTGCAGCTTCCATTGTTTCTTTCAAAGTTGATTCCGATGTGGTTTCACTTGACGGCCGCGATTTCCTCGAAACCGACGCTGAAATCGGGGAAGACGGCAAGCTACACGTTAAGGTCAGGAAATCTAATGCTTCCAGGAGGTCTTTGGGGCCGTGTTCCCTTCCTGCATTGACTCCCAGGCCTTCCAACCTCACCGGTGCTGAAATCTACAGTTTGAGCTCTTCAAGGAACCCCACGCCAAGAGGTTCCAATTTCAACAACTCCGATTTTTACTCCATGATGGGTGTTCAAGGATTTCCTGCAAGACACTCCAATTTCGGTCCAGCTGATTTATACTCTGTTCAATCCTCTAGAGGACCTACTCCAAGGCCATCCAATTTTGAAGAAAACAATACAGTAATGTCTCCACGATTCGGATTTTATCCAGCACAGACTGTTCCTTCATCCTACCCTGCTCCAAACCCTGAATTCTCATCCGTCACGAAGAACGCTAAAGCTACCCAACAACAACAACAGCAGCTAGTTCAACCACAGCAGCAGCCTAGGGAGAAGGAGAATAATAAAGAGAATCATGATGCCAAGGAATTGCACATGTTTGTGTGGAGTTCAAGTGCTTCGCCGGTTTCAGAAGGCGGAGGTCTCCATGTCTTTGGTGGTACAGATTTCGGAGCGTCCGAACAATCTGGACGGTCTGAGCAGGGTGCTAAAGAGATAAGGATGTTGGTCGCAGATCACCCTCAAAACGGGGAAAACAAAG GCATGGCAGGCAGTGGTGACGTTCATGGAGAGGACTTCAGCTTTGCTGGAAGAGATGGGGAAGAAGAGAGAGAAAAGGAAGGACCCAATGGTCTCAATAAGTTGGGGTCTAGTTCAACGGCCGAGTTGCACCCTAAAGCCGCCGGAGGGCCGGAGTCTGGCGTAGGCAAACAAATGCCGCCGGCAAGTGTAATGACGCGCTTAATCTTGATCATGGTCTGGCGCAAGCTTATCCGAAATCCCAATACATATTCCAGTCTCATCGGGCTGGTTTGGTCCCTAATTGCTTTCAG GTGGCATGTGAGTATGCCGAAAATAATAGAGAAGTCTATCTCCATCCTGTCAGATGCTGGACTAGGAATGGCCATGTTTAGCTTAG GTCTGTTTATGGCACTGCAACCCAAGATCATCGCTTGTGGGAACTCTGTAGCTACATTTGCCATGGCCGTTAGGTTCTTAACTGGTCCGGCTGTCATGGCTGCCGCTTCGATTGCAGTAGGGTTGCGCGGCACACTCCTCCGTGTCGCCATCGTTCAG GCGGCTCTGCCACAAGGAATTGTACCATTTGTGTTCGCCAAGGAATACAATGTCCACCCTGCGATTCTTAGCACTGC GGTTATCTTTGGGATGTTGATAGCATTACCAATAACGCTGGTGTACTATATTCTTCTAGGATTGTGA
- the LOC108466946 gene encoding auxin efflux carrier component 3-like isoform X1, whose translation MISWNDLYTVLTAVIPLYVAMILAYGSVRWWKIFTPDQCSGINRFVAIFAVPLLSFHFISTNDPYAMNFRFIAADTLQKLLMLFVLGLWTNLTRNGSLEWMITIFSLSTLPNTLVMGIPLLIAMYGPYSGMLMVQVVVLQCIIWYTLLLFLFEYRGAKILIMEQFPETAASIVSFKVDSDVVSLDGRDFLETDAEIGEDGKLHVKVRKSNASRRSLGPCSLPALTPRPSNLTGAEIYSLSSSRNPTPRGSNFNNSDFYSMMGVQGFPARHSNFGPADLYSVQSSRGPTPRPSNFEENNTVMSPRFGFYPAQTVPSSYPAPNPEFSSVTKNAKATQQQQQQLVQPQQQPREKENNKENHDAKELHMFVWSSSASPVSEGGGLHVFGGTDFGASEQSGRSEQGAKEIRMLVADHPQNGENKACEGMAGSGDVHGEDFSFAGRDGEEEREKEGPNGLNKLGSSSTAELHPKAAGGPESGVGKQMPPASVMTRLILIMVWRKLIRNPNTYSSLIGLVWSLIAFRWHVSMPKIIEKSISILSDAGLGMAMFSLGLFMALQPKIIACGNSVATFAMAVRFLTGPAVMAAASIAVGLRGTLLRVAIVQAALPQGIVPFVFAKEYNVHPAILSTAVIFGMLIALPITLVYYILLGL comes from the exons ATGATTAGTTGGAACGATCTTTACACCGTTTTAACGGCGGTGATCCCACTGTACGTTGCTATGATCTTGGCTTACGGCTCCGTCCGTTGGTGGAAAATATTTACCCCCGACCAGTGCTCGGGTATCAACCGCTTTGTCGCCATATTTGCCGTTCCTCTCTTGTCTTTCCACTTCATTTCCACCAATGACCCTTACGCCATGAACTTCAGGTTCATAGCAGCCGACACCCTTCAAAAGCTCCTCATGCTCTTCGTTCTTGGATTGTGGACTAATTTAACAAGGAACGGAAGCCTGGAATGGATGATCACCATTTTCTCTTTATCTACTCTCCCCAACACTCTAGTCATGGGCATTCCTCTTTTAATCGCTATGTACGGTCCCTACTCCGGGATGCTCATGGTCCAAGTCGTGGTTCTCCAGTGTATCATTTGGTACacccttcttcttttcctttttgaGTACCGCGGTGCCAAAATCCTCATCATGGAGCAGTTTCCCGAAACTGCAGCTTCCATTGTTTCTTTCAAAGTTGATTCCGATGTGGTTTCACTTGACGGCCGCGATTTCCTCGAAACCGACGCTGAAATCGGGGAAGACGGCAAGCTACACGTTAAGGTCAGGAAATCTAATGCTTCCAGGAGGTCTTTGGGGCCGTGTTCCCTTCCTGCATTGACTCCCAGGCCTTCCAACCTCACCGGTGCTGAAATCTACAGTTTGAGCTCTTCAAGGAACCCCACGCCAAGAGGTTCCAATTTCAACAACTCCGATTTTTACTCCATGATGGGTGTTCAAGGATTTCCTGCAAGACACTCCAATTTCGGTCCAGCTGATTTATACTCTGTTCAATCCTCTAGAGGACCTACTCCAAGGCCATCCAATTTTGAAGAAAACAATACAGTAATGTCTCCACGATTCGGATTTTATCCAGCACAGACTGTTCCTTCATCCTACCCTGCTCCAAACCCTGAATTCTCATCCGTCACGAAGAACGCTAAAGCTACCCAACAACAACAACAGCAGCTAGTTCAACCACAGCAGCAGCCTAGGGAGAAGGAGAATAATAAAGAGAATCATGATGCCAAGGAATTGCACATGTTTGTGTGGAGTTCAAGTGCTTCGCCGGTTTCAGAAGGCGGAGGTCTCCATGTCTTTGGTGGTACAGATTTCGGAGCGTCCGAACAATCTGGACGGTCTGAGCAGGGTGCTAAAGAGATAAGGATGTTGGTCGCAGATCACCCTCAAAACGGGGAAAACAAAG CTTGTGAAGGCATGGCAGGCAGTGGTGACGTTCATGGAGAGGACTTCAGCTTTGCTGGAAGAGATGGGGAAGAAGAGAGAGAAAAGGAAGGACCCAATGGTCTCAATAAGTTGGGGTCTAGTTCAACGGCCGAGTTGCACCCTAAAGCCGCCGGAGGGCCGGAGTCTGGCGTAGGCAAACAAATGCCGCCGGCAAGTGTAATGACGCGCTTAATCTTGATCATGGTCTGGCGCAAGCTTATCCGAAATCCCAATACATATTCCAGTCTCATCGGGCTGGTTTGGTCCCTAATTGCTTTCAG GTGGCATGTGAGTATGCCGAAAATAATAGAGAAGTCTATCTCCATCCTGTCAGATGCTGGACTAGGAATGGCCATGTTTAGCTTAG GTCTGTTTATGGCACTGCAACCCAAGATCATCGCTTGTGGGAACTCTGTAGCTACATTTGCCATGGCCGTTAGGTTCTTAACTGGTCCGGCTGTCATGGCTGCCGCTTCGATTGCAGTAGGGTTGCGCGGCACACTCCTCCGTGTCGCCATCGTTCAG GCGGCTCTGCCACAAGGAATTGTACCATTTGTGTTCGCCAAGGAATACAATGTCCACCCTGCGATTCTTAGCACTGC GGTTATCTTTGGGATGTTGATAGCATTACCAATAACGCTGGTGTACTATATTCTTCTAGGATTGTGA